In Thiospirochaeta perfilievii, a single window of DNA contains:
- a CDS encoding NAD(P)H-hydrate dehydratase, whose product METIRILSPNQIKTVEKEAVDSYFLTEEILMESAALSVYNIIVERFKGFSVIIYCGPGNNGGDGLALGRILSNNGYKVYIDIIDSSKYNGASKRNFQAAEKLGLLENKIDIKGDKTLIVDAIFGVGLNRVIADDIQGIISSINSLQNPVISLDIPSGINGFNGKIMGEQCINSDITVTFIAPKIGLYLFPGANFCGEIIIESLSLPPALFNKLSAPRVNKPIKIKPRKTDIHKSSYGKVINISGSENYFGAPYFVSKAALLSGCGYSMLSSPPSIKEAISSIAPELVYINESDIIDSVKSSSCTVFGPGLGVNYRSKSLLKKIIKIETKNLIIDGDGLTILADSMKRIKNIQSSLILTPHPKEMSRLLGKTLDEVENSRIESALELSTISNAIVVLKGVYSVITTPQKDVYINTESSNSLATAGSGDILCGIIAGLCGYTDPLSAVKSAVYIHGKVGQYAKEQIGDFGVTANSLLSFIPEVINSHLDTNL is encoded by the coding sequence ATGGAAACTATAAGAATATTAAGTCCTAACCAAATTAAAACAGTTGAAAAAGAGGCGGTAGATAGCTATTTTCTAACAGAAGAGATATTAATGGAGAGTGCGGCTTTAAGTGTTTATAATATAATAGTTGAAAGGTTTAAGGGGTTTAGTGTTATTATTTATTGTGGCCCTGGAAACAATGGAGGGGATGGACTAGCTTTAGGAAGAATACTCTCCAATAATGGATACAAAGTATACATAGATATTATAGATAGTAGTAAGTATAACGGCGCATCAAAGAGGAATTTCCAAGCAGCAGAAAAACTAGGTCTTTTAGAAAATAAGATAGATATCAAAGGGGATAAAACACTTATAGTCGATGCAATTTTTGGTGTTGGACTAAATAGAGTTATAGCTGATGATATTCAAGGCATAATATCATCTATAAACAGCTTACAAAACCCGGTAATAAGCCTTGATATCCCTTCTGGAATAAATGGTTTCAACGGAAAGATAATGGGTGAGCAGTGTATAAATTCAGATATAACAGTTACTTTTATAGCACCAAAAATTGGCCTCTATCTATTTCCAGGAGCAAATTTTTGCGGAGAGATTATAATTGAGTCACTTTCATTACCTCCAGCCCTATTTAATAAGTTATCTGCACCTAGGGTAAATAAACCTATAAAAATTAAACCAAGAAAAACAGATATCCATAAGAGTTCCTATGGTAAAGTTATAAATATTTCTGGATCTGAGAACTACTTTGGGGCTCCATACTTTGTAAGTAAAGCTGCACTACTATCTGGATGTGGCTACTCTATGTTATCTAGTCCCCCTAGTATAAAGGAAGCAATTTCTTCCATAGCTCCAGAGTTAGTTTATATTAATGAGTCAGATATTATTGATTCTGTTAAATCCTCCTCGTGTACTGTTTTTGGACCCGGTTTAGGAGTTAATTATAGATCAAAAAGTCTTCTTAAAAAAATCATTAAAATTGAGACTAAAAACTTAATAATAGATGGGGACGGCCTTACTATATTAGCAGACAGTATGAAAAGGATAAAAAATATCCAAAGTAGCTTAATCTTAACCCCCCATCCCAAAGAGATGTCTAGGCTATTAGGAAAAACATTAGATGAAGTTGAAAATAGTAGAATTGAGTCTGCATTAGAACTATCAACTATATCTAACGCCATAGTTGTATTAAAGGGTGTCTACTCGGTAATAACTACACCTCAAAAAGATGTATATATTAATACAGAGTCTTCTAATTCACTTGCAACTGCTGGAAGTGGAGATATACTGTGTGGAATTATAGCAGGACTATGTGGATATACAGACCCTCTATCTGCAGTTAAAAGTGCTGTATATATCCATGGGAAAGTAGGGCAATATGCAAAAGAACAAATTGGTGATTTTGGAGTTACAGCAAATAGTTTATTAAGTTTTATACCAGAAGTAATAAATAGCCATTTAGATACTAATCTATAA
- a CDS encoding NlpC/P60 family protein, translating to MSIRKSITTKLITFVSIFFISSCITIQSVEEVERGTVNNLSKRQKLLVSAALDACDLSYNDTLTFKSKEFNNDCSGLINGIFWAAGVDLLKETSSETGNGVKRIHSLLKKKGLLHKNKLPNEGDLIFWSNTYGSWGTTPSPILA from the coding sequence ATGAGTATAAGGAAATCTATAACAACTAAACTAATAACTTTTGTCTCAATATTTTTTATATCTTCCTGTATAACTATACAGTCAGTAGAAGAGGTAGAAAGAGGTACTGTCAACAATCTATCTAAAAGACAAAAACTCCTTGTTTCTGCTGCTCTAGATGCCTGCGATCTCTCATACAACGATACCCTAACCTTTAAGAGTAAGGAGTTTAATAACGACTGCTCTGGATTAATTAACGGGATATTTTGGGCTGCTGGTGTAGATTTATTAAAAGAGACATCCTCTGAAACAGGTAATGGAGTAAAAAGAATTCACTCCCTACTTAAAAAAAAGGGACTATTACATAAAAACAAACTTCCAAATGAGGGAGATTTAATTTTTTGGAGTAATACTTATGGATCATGGGGAACAACCCCCTCTCCCATATTGGCATAG
- a CDS encoding FxsA family protein has protein sequence MFSTEFLLKLLNREKISKYIYTILFLSLTTVFDFIALFFFGGMFGNILYLAFICLLSLFGVIITIKLIGKQIIFMEKKHAVGTFPEGEFYHITTLFFAAIFIIFPGIISSTLGFFIICIPHLRLFIGRKISKGLKLDWHGVYEYKEIYNN, from the coding sequence ATGTTTAGTACAGAATTTTTATTAAAACTCTTAAATAGAGAAAAAATTTCAAAATATATATATACAATACTCTTTCTATCATTAACTACAGTATTTGACTTTATAGCTCTCTTTTTCTTTGGAGGGATGTTTGGGAATATCCTTTATTTAGCATTTATCTGTTTGTTATCCCTTTTTGGAGTTATAATTACTATTAAGTTAATTGGCAAGCAGATTATTTTTATGGAGAAAAAACACGCAGTTGGTACTTTTCCAGAAGGTGAATTTTATCATATAACTACTCTATTTTTTGCTGCTATTTTTATTATTTTTCCAGGAATTATTAGTAGTACTCTCGGTTTTTTTATAATTTGTATACCACATTTACGCCTTTTTATTGGACGAAAAATCTCTAAAGGTTTAAAATTAGATTGGCATGGGGTGTATGAGTATAAGGAAATCTATAACAACTAA
- a CDS encoding P-loop NTPase yields the protein MHIIPIASGKGGVGKSLVAANLSIALAQTGRKVVLVDLDLGGSNLHVILGQMGSLKGIGTYMTNSEMTFQDIILETSYENLLFIPGEAEVPGMANLKSTQKKKIINNLLKVEADYLILDLGAGTSLDIMDFFLMSGRGLIVTSPTLTANLNAYLFLKNISFRILSNCFPSKSPGGKYLSQLKKDGHSLQRIYIPKLIEQLEKIDSENCAKYQHVIDNLRPRLILNMMEEPKDAAKASKLRHSSREYLGLDLEHLGVIYRDDVQIKALNSRLPVIKYKPGSVLSQAIFRIADKLIEEEDLDDDLLFSSDLDSSFKEAELEAETDFDSRMEYLNDLLYTENISVSDLIETVKSQQYEISQLKKENNLIKSKLVNAIKDGFVI from the coding sequence ATGCATATAATTCCCATTGCAAGTGGTAAAGGTGGTGTTGGTAAATCATTAGTTGCTGCAAATCTTTCTATAGCATTGGCTCAAACAGGCAGAAAAGTTGTATTAGTTGATTTAGACCTAGGAGGATCTAACTTACATGTTATATTAGGTCAGATGGGGTCCTTAAAGGGTATTGGAACTTATATGACCAATTCCGAGATGACTTTTCAAGATATTATTTTAGAAACTTCCTATGAAAACCTATTGTTTATTCCGGGGGAAGCTGAAGTTCCAGGAATGGCAAACTTAAAATCAACTCAAAAGAAAAAAATTATCAATAATTTATTAAAAGTTGAGGCGGACTACTTAATATTAGATCTAGGAGCAGGTACTTCTTTAGATATAATGGACTTCTTTTTAATGTCTGGCCGAGGTTTAATAGTTACAAGTCCTACATTAACAGCAAACTTAAACGCATATCTTTTTTTAAAGAATATCTCATTTAGGATACTTAGTAACTGTTTTCCTAGTAAAAGTCCTGGGGGGAAGTATCTCTCACAGTTAAAAAAGGATGGACACTCTTTACAGCGTATTTATATACCTAAACTAATAGAACAACTTGAAAAAATTGATTCTGAAAATTGTGCAAAATATCAACATGTTATTGATAATTTAAGGCCTAGATTAATATTAAATATGATGGAAGAACCCAAGGATGCAGCTAAAGCTTCAAAACTTAGGCACTCTTCTAGGGAGTACCTAGGTTTGGATTTAGAACATCTTGGAGTTATTTATAGGGATGATGTTCAAATAAAAGCTTTAAATTCTAGACTTCCTGTTATAAAATATAAACCAGGATCTGTTCTTAGTCAGGCTATCTTTAGAATTGCAGATAAGTTGATTGAAGAGGAAGACTTAGATGATGATCTACTTTTTTCGTCAGATTTAGATAGTTCTTTTAAAGAGGCAGAATTAGAGGCTGAGACTGACTTTGATTCTAGGATGGAGTATTTAAATGACCTGTTGTACACGGAAAACATTTCGGTTAGTGATTTAATAGAAACCGTTAAGTCTCAGCAGTATGAGATTAGTCAGTTGAAAAAAGAGAATAACCTTATTAAGTCAAAGTTAGTAAATGCGATAAAGGATGGGTTTGTCATTTAG
- a CDS encoding S41 family peptidase, producing the protein MFNKKKNIIILTILFSFIMVFIYITPLFSISNKENENQADEVLTDSQLTSSEYAAMFQSVFQYVLGNYVDEVSPDKLFDGAMTGLFNSLGDPHSTYLTKSQLLDLTDTTEGEFGGLGIHIQKQVVGLESDTKSKELPYVKIISPIQGTPAYKMGIKSGDYITAIEGESTIDLTSDDVLDRLRGKPGTEVTISILRNRVVNFDVTIKRAIIEIPTVKSGLIEDLGYVKISQFSHHTATQIKDVFMDFNKKNISGLIIDVRNNPGGLLNSVVDIADYIFDDGLIVSTKSRITEENSQFLASKGTIIDKNLPIAILINNGSASASEILTGVIKDRDRGIVIGNKSFGKGSVQQMRYFADGGFKLTVARFYSPNGVTIDKLGIEPDIQVDEKSISDLTDDETISYIELLNERIIGNYLFENSEISEEMIVKLVEDIVSKGYKLPKDFLVNEIRSRAQRLMDNPPVYDIQNDEVLIKAVEELNKI; encoded by the coding sequence ATGTTCAATAAAAAAAAGAATATAATTATTTTAACAATATTGTTTTCATTTATTATGGTGTTTATATATATTACACCTCTGTTTTCAATATCAAATAAAGAGAATGAGAATCAAGCAGATGAAGTTTTAACAGATTCCCAACTTACCTCAAGTGAATATGCGGCGATGTTTCAAAGTGTTTTCCAATATGTATTAGGGAATTATGTGGATGAGGTCTCTCCAGACAAACTTTTTGATGGAGCAATGACAGGGCTGTTTAACAGTCTAGGTGACCCCCATTCGACCTACTTAACAAAGTCCCAACTATTAGACTTAACAGATACTACAGAGGGTGAGTTTGGTGGTTTAGGAATTCACATACAGAAACAAGTTGTAGGACTTGAGAGTGATACAAAGAGTAAGGAGTTACCCTATGTTAAAATTATCTCTCCTATTCAGGGTACTCCAGCATATAAGATGGGAATTAAGTCTGGGGATTATATAACAGCCATCGAAGGAGAATCCACAATAGATCTAACATCTGATGATGTTTTAGATAGATTAAGGGGAAAACCTGGAACAGAGGTGACAATATCTATACTAAGAAACCGAGTTGTAAATTTTGATGTAACTATAAAAAGAGCGATTATTGAAATTCCAACGGTAAAAAGTGGTTTAATAGAGGATTTAGGATATGTAAAAATCTCTCAATTCTCCCACCATACTGCAACGCAGATAAAAGATGTTTTTATGGATTTTAATAAAAAAAATATATCAGGCTTAATTATTGATGTAAGGAATAATCCTGGAGGTCTTCTTAACTCTGTTGTTGATATAGCAGACTATATTTTTGATGATGGTTTAATTGTCTCTACAAAATCAAGAATTACAGAGGAAAACAGTCAGTTTTTAGCTTCAAAAGGTACCATAATTGATAAAAACCTTCCAATAGCAATTTTAATCAATAACGGTTCAGCTTCAGCTTCCGAGATTCTAACAGGAGTCATAAAAGATAGAGATAGAGGTATAGTTATTGGTAATAAATCGTTTGGTAAAGGTTCTGTTCAGCAGATGAGATATTTTGCCGATGGAGGGTTTAAGTTAACTGTAGCAAGATTCTACTCTCCTAATGGTGTAACGATAGATAAACTGGGAATTGAACCAGATATACAAGTTGATGAGAAGAGTATTTCTGACTTAACAGATGACGAAACCATATCCTACATTGAACTATTAAATGAAAGAATCATTGGGAACTACTTATTTGAAAATAGTGAGATTAGTGAGGAGATGATAGTTAAATTAGTTGAAGATATAGTAAGTAAGGGATATAAACTACCAAAGGATTTCCTAGTTAATGAGATAAGAAGTAGAGCTCAAAGGTTAATGGATAATCCACCGGTGTATGATATCCAAAACGATGAGGTTTTAATTAAGGCTGTAGAGGAATTAAATAAAATATGA
- a CDS encoding AMP-dependent synthetase/ligase, which produces MYKNLVQIPLEIEKKYPNRVSHRYRAGKTFVDKTYSEYIHDIELLTLGFLSIGIKEMDHVSFFVNNRYEWSVTDFALQSLRAISVPRGSDTSPKEASFIYDHSDSKYVIFETIEQLLDSKDLVSKSDKTFVVESGELPVEFKEKVVFYKELFDLGASRLKEDGTLFKELLSKIELNDVVSIIYTSGTTGNPKGVILTQNQFIENVYMTAPRMEIDERVGEVTVTVLPAWHAFERTFEYSGMSCGLSFVYSSLKYFSSDIVREKPHILASVPRIWDSIYTKMNVFMKSQPKFRRKIFYTLVNLNYNYKKSFSYFRKSYLRFEKENFFKRTFICCLSLFRIVFLFPIHLIAEKLFTSVREKIGGRLRCAISGGGSLPVAIDRFLASVGINVLNAYGMTECSPGIASRTIKRNTLGSVGSPFINTQIKILDDNMEHVKKGEKGTLYIKGPQVMSGYYKNEEATKEILSKDGWLCTGDLARETLYGDIVLVGRSKDTIVLLGGENIDPLTIEDKIQESEMVDHVMLLGQDKKGLTAFIALNDDALANFANDVKVKISDIFSFLHNDKEPTEEYKILEKKIKDELDKKITKESGFKPFEKITNVILVKNTFKIGQELTQTLKIKRKQIEKTYHSIISKFMDDHNDKK; this is translated from the coding sequence GTGTATAAAAATTTAGTTCAAATACCTCTAGAAATAGAGAAAAAATATCCTAATAGAGTTTCTCATAGATATAGAGCTGGGAAAACATTTGTTGATAAAACATATAGCGAGTATATTCATGATATTGAACTATTAACACTAGGATTTTTATCAATAGGCATCAAAGAGATGGATCATGTATCTTTTTTTGTTAATAATAGATATGAGTGGTCGGTAACTGATTTTGCTCTACAGAGTTTAAGGGCTATTTCTGTCCCTAGGGGATCTGATACATCTCCTAAAGAGGCTTCGTTTATATATGACCATTCAGACTCTAAGTATGTAATTTTTGAAACTATTGAGCAACTTCTAGACTCTAAGGATTTAGTCTCTAAATCGGACAAAACTTTTGTTGTAGAGAGTGGGGAACTTCCTGTAGAGTTTAAAGAGAAAGTTGTATTTTATAAAGAGTTATTTGATTTAGGAGCTAGTCGGTTAAAGGAGGACGGAACTCTTTTTAAGGAACTTTTAAGTAAGATTGAACTTAATGATGTTGTCTCTATTATTTACACCTCTGGAACTACTGGTAACCCTAAGGGTGTTATTTTAACTCAAAATCAGTTTATAGAAAATGTATATATGACTGCCCCAAGAATGGAGATTGATGAGAGGGTTGGAGAGGTAACTGTTACTGTTTTACCTGCATGGCATGCATTTGAAAGAACCTTTGAGTACTCTGGGATGAGTTGTGGTTTATCCTTTGTATACTCCTCCTTAAAGTATTTTTCATCGGATATTGTTAGGGAAAAACCTCATATTTTAGCCTCCGTACCAAGAATTTGGGACTCTATCTATACAAAAATGAATGTTTTTATGAAGTCTCAGCCTAAGTTTAGGAGAAAAATATTTTATACCCTTGTCAATTTAAACTATAACTACAAAAAGAGTTTTTCATATTTTAGAAAGAGTTACCTTCGATTCGAGAAAGAGAACTTTTTTAAAAGAACATTTATCTGTTGCTTAAGTCTTTTTAGAATAGTCTTCCTGTTTCCTATACATCTGATAGCCGAAAAGTTATTTACTAGTGTTAGGGAGAAAATAGGAGGTCGTTTACGATGTGCAATCTCCGGAGGAGGCTCTCTTCCAGTGGCAATTGATCGCTTTCTTGCCTCTGTCGGGATTAATGTTTTAAATGCTTATGGGATGACAGAGTGTTCGCCTGGTATAGCGAGTAGAACAATTAAGAGAAATACTCTCGGTTCTGTTGGTTCTCCATTTATTAATACTCAAATTAAAATTTTAGATGATAATATGGAACATGTTAAGAAGGGTGAAAAAGGAACTCTATATATAAAGGGTCCCCAGGTAATGTCTGGGTACTATAAAAACGAAGAGGCAACCAAAGAGATTCTCTCTAAGGACGGTTGGCTTTGTACTGGAGACCTTGCCCGGGAGACACTTTATGGGGACATTGTATTAGTTGGAAGAAGTAAGGATACTATTGTTCTTTTAGGTGGAGAAAATATTGATCCATTAACTATAGAAGATAAAATACAAGAGAGTGAGATGGTTGATCATGTAATGTTACTTGGTCAGGATAAAAAAGGTCTAACAGCTTTTATAGCCCTTAATGATGATGCACTAGCTAACTTTGCAAATGATGTAAAAGTTAAAATCTCAGATATATTCTCCTTTCTTCATAATGATAAGGAACCTACAGAAGAGTATAAAATCTTGGAGAAAAAAATTAAGGATGAGTTAGATAAAAAGATTACTAAGGAATCTGGCTTTAAACCATTTGAAAAGATAACTAATGTTATACTTGTAAAGAATACTTTTAAAATAGGGCAAGAACTCACACAGACATTAAAAATAAAGAGAAAACAGATAGAGAAAACCTATCACTCTATAATTTCAAAATTTATGGATGATCATAACGACAAAAAATAG
- a CDS encoding RsmE family RNA methyltransferase — translation MKQLILPKDYSGEEIYTLPKEDSHYLLHVQRKEIGYSLNLLDIDNNRYQGKLVKIEDNRCILKLSKILNDTGDNRKIILFQSIPKGKKIDLMIRQAVETGVSIVVPIMADHSIPTFKEAGDRKKKKERWNKIVKEASQQSGTNNITILDDLKTLKEALDGLSMPHTGLYFHQVPLKNRALHQLLHSSEKTIVLVIGPEGGLSKREVDLLDSYNFSPVLLGKNILRAETATTFSLGAVQMILNEQDEWTLK, via the coding sequence ATGAAACAGTTAATACTTCCTAAAGATTATTCTGGTGAGGAAATTTACACCCTACCAAAAGAGGACAGCCACTACCTTCTACATGTTCAAAGGAAGGAGATAGGTTACTCTCTAAATCTTCTAGATATAGATAATAATAGATACCAGGGAAAACTAGTCAAAATAGAGGATAATCGCTGTATTTTAAAGCTTTCAAAAATATTAAATGACACAGGTGATAATAGGAAAATTATTTTATTTCAATCTATACCTAAAGGTAAGAAAATAGACTTAATGATTAGACAAGCAGTGGAGACTGGGGTATCTATAGTTGTTCCAATTATGGCAGATCATAGTATTCCAACTTTTAAAGAGGCTGGAGATAGAAAAAAGAAGAAGGAACGATGGAATAAAATCGTAAAAGAGGCTTCACAACAGAGTGGAACTAACAATATTACAATTCTTGATGACTTAAAAACCCTAAAAGAGGCTTTAGATGGACTAAGTATGCCACACACAGGATTATACTTTCATCAAGTTCCTTTAAAAAACAGAGCACTTCATCAGTTATTACACAGTAGTGAAAAAACAATAGTTCTTGTTATTGGTCCCGAGGGAGGTTTGTCCAAAAGAGAAGTGGATCTATTAGACTCCTATAATTTTTCACCTGTATTATTAGGAAAAAATATATTAAGAGCAGAAACAGCAACAACATTCTCCCTAGGAGCTGTTCAAATGATACTAAATGAGCAAGATGAGTGGACATTAAAATAA
- a CDS encoding FapA family protein has product MKTNIKGSITIRISEDEMSAFIDFKPSQVLFEWSDDVILDLLKEAGVVKGYKKYQFSRFYDKLENCEKEESFKVATGEEPISVSLSKYKVISKGMPSSLEDVFNKLSASQGKPEVFPIDDELFIGEDPEEKQGVVLNHFYLNKDEPIVKINSDNKPKKGFTVTGKVLDSPKEGKSNYCISHHFKIDRDSGIVTPSKSGFVRIGKGWIDLIPFEGHTLNLTSSDDFSEYFLTFKPGSDTAPMPTYDDILEMFAEIDYPLSWIKEEKIVSAYLQKSIIEEKEIKFSLTKKRESVAKIDINPSKTRATLVLKKGAGPGQKLTLKRIGQLIRDSKIKGMNLDSIKKTILDFYKSKKLSLEFVIVEGKTATRGEARRLKYQKEFISVDKIEGIIDRIDNEIETFYPSFKLFTKDDISSGLLVKKGLEFAILTDPVDGDDGIDIYGNTIKGLVGNDPIIKTYENISVKQNKYIAEIDGILDVGEIDGETHLRVREHKDMFVDISVSNDAMSASFTFYKSEGSGENASIEFIQQQIEDAGVVKGIKSEVIEESYNKFINGDLISEVVFATGQVPTDKKSSRIKFYDNSGRSKFSYEVEKGTVVAKIFPSKDQSENGYDVLGTEMKSSGVISLDLKIGDNIVEEPQEDKTINLVSDINGELKVDDNSITIIDKKVLSTDVSVKTGSIKTLCSIVVKGSVMSSLYVVSGGNIKIMGTVQGALISADKNIIIAQGVKGEDKAVLRAKEKIDVKFIEKASMMAIDDIHIRKAALHTKIISNGKVLFDKNGSKVVAGETYCKKGLSVDEIGSPSGSKTKISFGQDYLIADKIKVFEGDVEKIQEDLMKIDQIFNKPNGHLGQDKIAHLRKQKVFLMKKLEKKNMKLFLLREKFEEHSKSEIIIRSKLYPGVVFESHGRTLEILDESPACRVSFNSLTGQIEKK; this is encoded by the coding sequence ATGAAAACGAATATTAAGGGTAGTATAACAATAAGAATCTCTGAAGATGAAATGTCCGCATTTATAGATTTTAAACCTTCCCAGGTTTTATTTGAATGGAGTGATGATGTAATTTTAGATCTTCTAAAGGAAGCTGGGGTTGTTAAAGGCTACAAAAAATATCAATTTTCTAGATTTTACGACAAGTTAGAGAACTGTGAGAAAGAAGAGAGCTTTAAAGTTGCTACAGGTGAAGAGCCTATATCAGTTTCGCTCTCTAAATATAAAGTAATATCAAAAGGAATGCCTTCTAGTCTTGAAGATGTATTTAATAAACTCTCTGCAAGCCAGGGAAAACCGGAAGTCTTCCCTATTGATGATGAGTTGTTTATAGGTGAAGACCCTGAAGAGAAACAGGGTGTTGTTCTTAATCATTTTTATCTAAATAAAGATGAACCTATAGTTAAGATTAATAGTGATAATAAGCCCAAAAAAGGATTTACAGTTACAGGTAAAGTTTTAGACTCTCCTAAGGAGGGGAAGAGTAATTACTGTATTAGTCATCATTTTAAAATTGATAGGGATTCTGGTATTGTTACCCCATCAAAGAGTGGATTTGTTAGAATTGGTAAGGGGTGGATTGATTTAATCCCTTTTGAGGGTCATACCCTAAACTTAACTTCAAGTGATGACTTTTCAGAATATTTTTTAACATTTAAACCTGGAAGTGATACTGCTCCTATGCCAACTTATGATGATATCCTAGAAATGTTCGCAGAAATAGATTATCCATTAAGTTGGATTAAAGAAGAAAAAATTGTATCAGCCTATTTACAAAAATCTATAATAGAAGAAAAAGAGATAAAATTTTCATTAACAAAAAAAAGAGAGTCAGTAGCTAAGATTGATATTAATCCGTCTAAAACAAGAGCGACCCTTGTATTGAAAAAAGGGGCAGGACCTGGACAAAAATTAACTCTAAAAAGAATTGGTCAGTTGATTCGAGATAGTAAGATTAAGGGAATGAATCTAGACTCAATTAAAAAGACTATTTTAGATTTTTATAAGAGTAAGAAACTAAGTTTAGAGTTTGTTATTGTTGAAGGGAAAACTGCAACTAGGGGAGAAGCCCGAAGGTTAAAATATCAAAAAGAGTTTATATCTGTAGATAAAATAGAAGGTATAATTGATAGAATTGATAATGAAATTGAGACTTTTTACCCCTCATTTAAACTTTTTACTAAGGATGATATCTCTTCGGGATTATTGGTTAAAAAGGGGTTAGAGTTTGCTATTTTGACAGATCCTGTAGATGGTGATGATGGGATTGATATTTATGGAAATACTATTAAAGGTCTTGTTGGAAATGATCCAATAATAAAAACTTATGAAAATATTTCAGTTAAGCAGAATAAATATATTGCTGAGATTGATGGTATCCTAGATGTAGGAGAGATCGATGGTGAGACACATTTAAGAGTCCGTGAACATAAGGACATGTTTGTTGATATCTCTGTTTCTAATGATGCTATGAGTGCTAGTTTCACATTCTATAAATCTGAAGGTTCTGGTGAAAACGCTTCAATTGAGTTTATACAACAACAGATAGAGGATGCTGGTGTTGTAAAGGGAATAAAATCAGAAGTTATAGAAGAGTCATACAATAAATTTATTAATGGAGATCTCATCTCTGAGGTAGTTTTTGCCACAGGGCAGGTTCCTACAGATAAGAAAAGCAGCCGAATAAAGTTTTATGATAATAGTGGAAGATCTAAATTCTCTTATGAAGTTGAAAAGGGAACAGTCGTTGCAAAAATATTTCCATCTAAAGATCAATCAGAGAATGGTTATGATGTTTTAGGGACAGAGATGAAGTCCTCAGGGGTTATATCCCTTGACTTAAAGATTGGTGATAACATTGTAGAAGAACCCCAAGAAGATAAAACTATTAACCTTGTATCTGATATAAATGGAGAACTAAAAGTTGACGATAACTCTATAACAATAATCGATAAAAAGGTCTTATCGACAGATGTTTCAGTTAAAACAGGCAGTATAAAAACCCTATGCTCAATAGTAGTAAAGGGCAGTGTTATGTCTTCGTTATATGTTGTTTCTGGTGGAAATATTAAGATCATGGGTACAGTACAAGGAGCTCTAATTAGCGCAGATAAAAATATTATTATAGCCCAAGGCGTTAAGGGTGAGGATAAGGCCGTATTAAGAGCTAAAGAGAAGATTGACGTAAAGTTTATAGAAAAGGCTAGTATGATGGCTATAGATGATATTCATATAAGAAAAGCGGCTCTGCATACAAAAATAATTAGTAATGGAAAGGTTTTATTTGATAAAAATGGATCAAAGGTCGTCGCTGGTGAGACCTATTGTAAAAAAGGTCTATCGGTTGATGAAATAGGTTCTCCATCGGGTAGTAAAACTAAAATATCCTTTGGGCAAGACTACCTAATTGCTGATAAAATTAAGGTTTTTGAAGGTGATGTTGAAAAAATTCAAGAAGACTTAATGAAGATTGATCAAATATTTAATAAACCTAATGGTCATCTTGGTCAGGATAAAATAGCACATTTAAGAAAACAAAAAGTATTTTTAATGAAGAAGTTAGAGAAAAAAAATATGAAATTATTTCTATTAAGAGAGAAGTTTGAAGAGCACTCAAAATCTGAAATTATTATTAGAAGTAAATTATACCCTGGGGTTGTTTTTGAGTCCCACGGAAGGACTTTGGAAATCTTAGATGAAAGTCCAGCTTGTAGGGTTTCTTTTAACTCTCTTACAGGTCAAATTGAAAAAAAATAA